The following proteins come from a genomic window of Proteiniphilum propionicum:
- a CDS encoding RagB/SusD family nutrient uptake outer membrane protein: MRKIAYIIGLLSVLTLFGSCSDFLDKVPYEDPSAEALTDEASAIALVNGAYQPLQRPKLYNMRIWTLDIIAGNSEVGAGGGTDGIETVTLANFVATADNAAALDIWRGPNPGILYCNTVLENVPKMDIDESLKNRSIGEAKFLRANYYFILVQLFGDVPMTVSTPKPGDNLLPERTDKMTIYNEVIIPDLKDAIELLPVREAYSGSDIGRASKGAAAGMLAKVYLTLGMYAESLQMSELVESLGYTLNSDYSDSFGGEERHKNTAESLFEVQYYGLTKAGFWSDENQANWLSTYMGPRNTGWVGGAYGWNQPTQEFVDQYENGDLRKDKTVLYEGGPDFDGKSYKANMSNTGYNVRKFLVPLSVSPDYNTNSANIVVLRFADVLLMKAEALNELGRTTEAEEPLYQVRKRAGLTNRGDVENLTTEQMREKIRNERRIELAFEGHRWFDIIRWDNGQYALDFLHSIGKINATQKHLLFPIPQKERDANPNLTQNQGY, from the coding sequence ATGAGAAAAATAGCATATATAATTGGACTTTTATCGGTATTGACACTCTTTGGATCCTGCTCCGATTTTTTGGATAAAGTTCCGTATGAAGACCCAAGTGCCGAGGCACTCACGGACGAAGCGTCGGCTATTGCCCTGGTAAATGGGGCTTATCAGCCGCTACAGCGTCCCAAATTATACAACATGAGAATCTGGACGCTCGATATCATTGCAGGAAACAGCGAAGTGGGTGCTGGTGGAGGCACCGACGGGATAGAGACTGTTACCTTGGCAAATTTTGTAGCTACAGCCGACAATGCAGCTGCACTGGACATATGGCGAGGTCCCAATCCCGGGATACTATACTGCAATACGGTATTGGAAAATGTGCCGAAGATGGATATCGACGAATCGTTGAAAAACCGTTCTATCGGAGAAGCGAAGTTTCTTCGTGCCAACTATTATTTCATTCTGGTGCAGCTTTTCGGAGATGTCCCGATGACGGTCTCTACACCGAAGCCTGGAGACAACCTGCTGCCCGAGCGTACCGACAAAATGACCATCTACAACGAGGTGATAATTCCTGACTTGAAGGATGCAATTGAATTGTTGCCGGTCAGGGAAGCATATTCGGGAAGCGACATCGGCCGTGCTTCCAAGGGTGCGGCTGCCGGCATGCTGGCAAAGGTTTATCTGACATTGGGAATGTATGCAGAATCACTACAGATGAGTGAGCTGGTAGAGAGCCTCGGTTATACCCTGAATTCCGATTACAGCGATAGCTTCGGGGGTGAGGAACGGCATAAGAACACAGCAGAGTCTCTGTTTGAAGTGCAATATTACGGACTGACCAAGGCTGGTTTCTGGAGTGATGAAAACCAGGCCAACTGGCTAAGTACCTACATGGGTCCGCGTAATACAGGATGGGTTGGCGGTGCTTATGGCTGGAACCAACCGACACAGGAGTTCGTGGACCAATATGAGAATGGGGACTTGCGTAAAGACAAAACTGTCTTGTATGAGGGAGGCCCTGATTTCGACGGCAAATCATACAAAGCAAATATGTCGAACACGGGTTACAATGTTCGGAAGTTCCTTGTGCCACTGTCCGTTTCTCCAGATTATAATACCAACTCAGCGAACATCGTGGTATTGCGTTTTGCAGATGTGTTGTTGATGAAAGCTGAAGCGCTGAATGAGCTGGGAAGAACAACAGAAGCAGAAGAACCATTATACCAGGTGCGTAAAAGAGCAGGCCTGACAAATCGGGGAGATGTGGAGAATCTCACAACCGAACAGATGAGAGAGAAAATCAGAAATGAACGTCGCATTGAACTGGCCTTCGAAGGACATCGCTGGTTCGATATCATCAGGTGGGATAACGGACAATATGCCTTGGATTTCCTGCACTCCATCGGTAAAATCAACGCGACGCAGAAACACCTGTTGTTTCCTATCCCGCAAAAGGAGAGGGATGCCAATCCTAATCTCACACAAAATCAAGGATATTAA
- a CDS encoding SusC/RagA family TonB-linked outer membrane protein yields MGEKQKLSKEPIACRLLLLLMLCVIFSIHLSAQNQKTISGNITDENGVSVIGASVFVKGTTTGTVSDIDGNFSLAVPESSVITISYMGYHPQEISVAGKTNLSIVLKEDNQLLDELVVIGYGVMKKRDLTGAVSSVSGETMKDKPVASIGEALQGRAAGVQVISSGKPGDNVSFRIRGISTINNSEPLLVIDGVPTDLGINSLNMEDVETVDVLKDASATAIYGSRGANGVILVTTKKGKSGDGSISFSANWGVQTATGMPQMLNATQFASLHNEMIANYNQFASSPLTQRADFADPTVWGEGTDWLDELFRSARMRNYTVSYSGGSDKGNYYVSGGVFDQDGVVSNTSYRRYTVQFNSESNVRSWIKFGNNITLSHDIKKQGSYDIRGTMASLPTQPVYNEDGSYSGPGEPAYQYGDIRNPIGTATLSRNRTNGYNVLGNIFAEIKPADKLTFKSLGGIDFKFWDQNSFSPKYDWKPIPQPQSSLYEESNKSLTYLWDNTLTYLDTFADKHNVNVMIGSSAQNNLYNRMNASVQGFLSDNNSQLNNGLTDPTVGGTKNDWAILSFMGRANYNYDNKYLFTATIRRDGSSRFSKENRWGTFPSFSAAWRLSEEPFFHANEWVDDVKVRLGYGETGNQGGIDNYAYFTRLKTGQYVFNGTPVSTLYPLVMPNQDVQWETVRQFNAGVDLSLLNQRINLTLDAYLKNTSDMLVPMSVPITTGYSDIYVPSINAGEIRNKGLELTVSSRNLTGQFEWDTDFNVSYNKNEVIKMNDGIALFTGGDINMTKVQVSAEGRPVNAFYGYVTNGIFQNQEEVDRYATQVTGGTAPGDIKFRDLDNNGVINADDRTFIGNPFPEWTFSMNNSFAYGNFDLQVFFQGVAGNDIYNANRIWQESMSVPQNQTTKVLDRWTGEGTSNSVPRAVYSDPNQNVRHSNRFIEDGSYLRLKNLTLGYTLPKSVAQKAQLSMARLYLSCQNLFTLTGYSGFDPEVGAGGVDLGTYPITRTISLGLNIQF; encoded by the coding sequence ATGGGGGAAAAACAAAAATTATCCAAAGAGCCTATTGCATGCAGGTTATTATTATTATTGATGTTGTGTGTAATATTCAGTATTCATCTGTCGGCTCAGAATCAAAAAACTATTTCCGGGAATATCACTGATGAGAATGGTGTTTCTGTTATAGGTGCTTCCGTTTTTGTAAAAGGGACTACAACCGGTACCGTAAGTGATATCGATGGTAATTTTTCTTTGGCAGTGCCCGAATCATCAGTAATAACCATATCTTATATGGGATATCACCCGCAGGAGATATCGGTTGCTGGTAAAACGAATCTCTCTATTGTGCTAAAAGAGGACAATCAGCTGCTGGATGAGTTGGTTGTAATCGGATATGGTGTGATGAAAAAAAGAGATCTCACAGGCGCTGTATCATCGGTTTCGGGGGAGACGATGAAGGACAAGCCGGTAGCCAGTATCGGGGAAGCGCTTCAGGGACGGGCTGCAGGTGTGCAGGTCATCTCCTCCGGTAAACCGGGTGACAATGTCTCCTTCCGCATCAGGGGAATTAGCACTATCAATAACAGCGAACCGCTTCTGGTTATAGACGGGGTACCCACGGACCTGGGAATCAATTCCCTGAATATGGAAGATGTGGAAACCGTGGATGTGCTCAAAGATGCTTCTGCCACTGCCATTTACGGGTCGCGGGGGGCAAACGGCGTCATATTGGTTACCACGAAGAAGGGGAAATCTGGTGACGGATCTATCTCATTTAGTGCGAACTGGGGAGTACAAACTGCTACCGGCATGCCACAGATGTTGAATGCTACACAGTTTGCCTCGTTACATAACGAGATGATTGCCAATTATAACCAGTTCGCCTCCTCCCCGCTGACACAGCGCGCCGACTTTGCTGATCCAACGGTTTGGGGTGAAGGTACCGACTGGCTTGATGAACTCTTCCGTTCGGCGAGAATGAGAAACTATACGGTTTCCTATTCCGGAGGTAGTGATAAGGGAAATTATTATGTGTCGGGAGGAGTATTCGATCAGGACGGTGTTGTGTCTAATACATCATACCGACGATACACGGTGCAGTTCAATAGCGAATCGAACGTGCGTTCATGGATAAAATTCGGGAACAATATAACCCTGAGTCACGATATCAAGAAACAGGGTTCTTATGATATTCGCGGTACTATGGCTTCGTTACCTACTCAGCCGGTTTACAACGAAGATGGTTCATACTCCGGTCCTGGAGAACCGGCTTATCAGTACGGGGATATACGCAATCCTATTGGAACAGCAACACTTAGCCGAAACAGAACCAACGGATACAACGTGCTTGGAAATATCTTCGCTGAAATAAAACCGGCAGATAAACTTACTTTTAAGTCACTGGGTGGCATCGACTTCAAGTTTTGGGATCAGAACAGCTTTAGTCCCAAATATGACTGGAAGCCCATCCCGCAGCCGCAGTCATCACTGTATGAAGAGTCGAATAAAAGTCTTACCTATCTGTGGGACAATACGCTTACTTACCTCGACACCTTCGCAGATAAACACAACGTAAACGTGATGATTGGTTCCAGCGCCCAGAATAACTTGTATAACCGCATGAACGCAAGTGTGCAGGGATTCCTGAGTGATAATAACAGCCAGTTGAATAACGGGCTTACCGACCCCACCGTCGGGGGTACCAAAAATGATTGGGCTATCCTCTCGTTTATGGGGCGAGCCAATTACAATTACGACAACAAATATCTTTTCACCGCAACAATCCGTCGCGATGGCTCCTCCCGATTTTCCAAAGAAAACAGGTGGGGTACTTTTCCCTCGTTCTCCGCAGCTTGGCGCTTGTCGGAAGAACCTTTCTTCCACGCAAACGAATGGGTCGACGATGTGAAAGTCCGTTTGGGATACGGAGAAACGGGAAACCAGGGAGGTATAGACAACTACGCCTATTTTACCAGGTTGAAAACAGGGCAGTATGTGTTCAACGGCACACCGGTTTCTACGCTTTATCCGCTGGTGATGCCCAATCAGGATGTACAATGGGAGACGGTAAGGCAGTTTAATGCCGGGGTGGATCTCTCTTTATTGAATCAACGGATTAATCTGACGCTTGATGCTTACCTAAAAAACACAAGCGATATGCTGGTGCCGATGTCAGTACCCATCACTACAGGTTATTCAGACATTTACGTGCCGAGTATAAATGCCGGAGAGATTAGGAACAAAGGGCTTGAGCTGACTGTCTCCTCCAGAAACCTCACGGGCCAGTTTGAATGGGATACCGATTTCAATGTTTCTTACAATAAGAATGAAGTAATCAAAATGAATGACGGTATTGCCCTGTTTACCGGTGGGGATATCAATATGACTAAAGTGCAGGTGAGTGCCGAAGGACGACCTGTGAACGCGTTCTATGGTTATGTAACCAACGGCATCTTCCAGAATCAGGAGGAGGTGGACCGGTATGCTACGCAGGTAACCGGCGGAACAGCACCTGGCGATATCAAGTTTCGTGATCTTGACAACAACGGAGTCATCAATGCCGATGACCGTACCTTTATCGGTAATCCATTCCCTGAATGGACGTTCTCCATGAACAACAGCTTTGCTTACGGAAATTTCGACCTGCAGGTCTTTTTCCAGGGTGTGGCCGGAAACGACATTTACAATGCCAACAGAATATGGCAGGAAAGTATGTCAGTCCCGCAGAACCAGACGACAAAGGTGTTGGACCGCTGGACAGGAGAAGGAACAAGTAACAGTGTTCCGCGTGCTGTCTACAGTGACCCCAATCAGAATGTACGCCATTCCAACCGGTTTATCGAGGATGGATCATACCTTCGTTTGAAAAATCTCACGTTAGGATATACGCTGCCGAAATCAGTAGCACAGAAGGCTCAACTAAGTATGGCACGACTCTATCTCTCTTGCCAGAACCTCTTTACATTGACCGGTTATTCTGGTTTTGATCCTGAAGTAGGGGCAGGAGGTGTAGATCTCGGCACCTATCCGATAACACGTACAATCAGTTTAGGCCTAAATATTCAATTTTAA
- a CDS encoding DUF6377 domain-containing protein — MNVRTSTFVLLMAVVFVITVDNVFAAEPQQEQVLKMLYEMMEDKAVFMSEKEERVASIKQMLRMPNMNEMQRYDINLQLFNEYKTYISDSAIHYAKQNVELSESLGDSYRINESKLNLTSLYIVSGLYIEALDILTNINKTELADNLLVNYYDSYKQLYRSYSFNNPIAPVYTVKSSLYRDSLLSVLNKESNHYKIVFAEKLFDENRLAESQQILQELINQSEEENHEKAVLTYALANIYRKEGDIDKQIAYYAISAICDIKNAIKENASMQALAITLFETGNIEKAYDCIKSSMEDAMFCNARLRTYEISQILPIIDSAYQEKVRNQQSELQLFLVLVSLLSLFLIIAVIYVYRQMKKIARIRKELYQTNLKLNDLNNDLQRTVDQLNRTNRKLSDVNDELSESNEIKETYIGHFLDLCSTYIDKLEKYRNTLNKKAAERKIDELFRMLKSHDMIDQELKELYKLFDNIFLHLYPNFVEEFNSLLLEEEQFNLKPNELLNVELRIFALIRLGITDSSRIANFLHYSVNTIYNYRTRVRNKAAVPRDKFESLVRKIGVIQKI, encoded by the coding sequence ATGAATGTTCGCACATCTACTTTCGTACTATTAATGGCAGTTGTTTTTGTTATTACCGTGGACAATGTTTTTGCCGCGGAACCACAACAAGAGCAGGTGCTCAAGATGCTATACGAGATGATGGAAGATAAGGCAGTGTTCATGTCCGAAAAAGAAGAACGTGTCGCCTCGATAAAGCAGATGTTGAGAATGCCCAATATGAACGAGATGCAGCGATACGACATAAACCTGCAGTTGTTTAACGAGTATAAAACTTATATTTCCGATTCTGCCATTCATTACGCTAAGCAGAATGTGGAGCTCTCCGAAAGCTTAGGTGATAGCTACAGAATCAATGAATCGAAACTTAATCTCACCTCTTTATATATAGTCTCGGGACTCTATATCGAGGCATTAGATATTCTCACGAATATCAATAAAACTGAGCTCGCCGATAACCTGTTAGTCAACTATTATGATAGCTATAAGCAGTTATATAGAAGCTACTCGTTCAATAATCCCATTGCTCCTGTATATACCGTTAAGAGCAGCCTGTACCGGGACTCGTTGTTAAGTGTCCTGAATAAAGAATCCAACCATTACAAGATTGTTTTTGCCGAAAAGCTGTTCGACGAAAATCGATTAGCCGAATCACAACAAATTTTACAAGAGCTAATCAATCAATCGGAAGAGGAGAATCATGAAAAGGCCGTTTTAACCTATGCCCTTGCAAATATTTACCGTAAAGAAGGAGATATTGACAAGCAAATAGCCTATTATGCGATATCGGCTATTTGCGATATAAAGAATGCGATTAAGGAAAATGCTTCTATGCAGGCATTGGCGATCACACTATTTGAGACCGGTAACATAGAAAAGGCTTATGATTGCATCAAATCGTCGATGGAAGATGCCATGTTTTGTAATGCCCGTTTGCGGACGTATGAAATCTCACAAATACTTCCGATAATCGATTCGGCTTATCAGGAAAAAGTCAGGAATCAGCAGTCAGAACTGCAGCTCTTCCTTGTTCTGGTGAGTCTCTTGTCGCTGTTCCTCATCATCGCTGTTATCTACGTCTATCGACAAATGAAAAAGATCGCCCGAATAAGAAAGGAGTTATATCAAACGAATCTGAAGTTGAATGACCTGAATAATGATTTACAACGTACTGTCGATCAATTGAACAGAACGAATAGAAAATTGTCGGATGTAAACGATGAATTGTCCGAATCCAACGAAATAAAGGAAACCTATATCGGCCATTTCCTAGATCTTTGTTCCACCTATATAGATAAGCTAGAGAAATACCGGAACACGCTCAATAAAAAAGCTGCCGAACGAAAGATAGACGAACTTTTCAGGATGTTGAAATCGCATGATATGATTGATCAGGAGCTGAAGGAGCTATATAAACTGTTCGATAACATCTTTCTTCATCTGTATCCCAATTTCGTGGAGGAATTTAACTCTCTGTTGCTCGAAGAAGAACAATTTAACCTGAAACCTAATGAATTGCTGAACGTAGAACTACGTATATTTGCTCTGATCCGGTTAGGGATAACCGACAGTTCACGCATTGCCAATTTCCTGCATTATTCGGTAAACACTATCTATAATTATCGTACTAGAGTACGAAATAAAGCGGCTGTACCCCGCGATAAATTTGAAAGTCTTGTGAGGAAAATTGGAGTTATACAGAAAATTTGA